The proteins below come from a single Mya arenaria isolate MELC-2E11 chromosome 8, ASM2691426v1 genomic window:
- the LOC128243783 gene encoding uncharacterized protein LOC128243783: MGFFKCSQLWILFLVVFVRSTEARGTKYGVAFRSLMDENGYKGGATGVLVGNRLAYVEGYGTTLTDHMMEATTVLPASGISKILTALTALKLIQEGKMYPSDKVFGADGALSHLVEKNVVKDNRIFDITVDDLLRHSGGWDADISKIADPVFNEFLVDGNQHIVNISKELKLKKALSQEDIIKFMLTQDLDFTPGTKSSVSNYGYLLLGRVIEQVTNETYAVAVKEDVLVNCGMWHTRLGPHQTEGNLPFKGKKTREINAQLREKHQVIGEYYAYIQPHLVDSGLGWFTNAYDVMRLAQCIDGTADYMLLNATTIDLMLQKPKYAPDATSWFGAGFMVHENGAVWVNDETHAPDVVFLHKNLQRFHLKREYTGDENDPVAWTLLFEGKPSIDAPLKQLSRVMIESETHWPTINSFVDDLYDRLLSMGSSTKVIKLKIEEHRANQFLIALKRVEFNVVWVNAYTHDDGTFITVIAEQDPKASRECVALAGLPLRKLVERKLELEEEGYNITFIQNYKSFSHRDSFVFIGVFHKGAFRNDSHILYGIQHFDRPYKTLLSLYEEKGFKPLVQSLEYNRDDALLTFILEADSGNEKDQKEIYSSEMDLNEARLERAVQKYAKQQSRLIYLDASNHRGRPKFSALFKKSRKTTWLFSLGQTPEQILDTVTEKQKEGYLPSVIVGYSTSKKSTGPKFAIYLEKPTESKRFL, from the coding sequence AAGCGCGGGGTACCAAGTATGGCGTCGCATTCCGCAGCCTCATGGACGAAAATGGCTACAAGGGCGGGGCCACGGGCGTTCTGGTCGGGAACCGGCTTGCTTACGTGGAAGGGTACGGCACCACGCTGACGGACCACATGATGGAGGCGACCACCGTACTTCCGGCGTCCGGCATTTCCAAGATCCTCACCGCCCTGACAGCGTTGAAACTGATTCAGGAGGGGAAAATGTACCCTAGTGACAAAGTGTTCGGGGCTGATGGCGCCCTGTCACATTtggtagaaaaaaatgttgtgaaaGATAACAGAATCTTTGACATTACGGTGGACGATCTGTTGCGTCACTCCGGTGGCTGGGACGCGGACATTTCGAAAATCGCCGACCCCGTTTTCAATGAGTTCTTAGTAGACGGGAACCAGCACATTGTGAACATTTCTAAAGAATTAAAGCTAAAAAAAGCACTGAGTCAAGAAGACATCATAAAGTTTATGCTTACACAAGATCTGGACTTTACCCCTGGGACGAAATCTTCTGTGTCAAATTATGGATATTTACTTCTTGGAAGAGTGATTGAACAAGTTACTAATGAAACGTACGCCGTCGCCGTTAAGGAAGACGTTCTTGTAAACTGTGGTATGTGGCACACGCGGCTTGGACCTCATCAGACGGAGGGAAACCTGCCGTTCAAAGGCAAAAAGACAAGGGAAATCAACGCACAGTTACGCGAAAAACATCAAGTCATTGGCGAATACTACGCATACATTCAGCCCCATCTTGTAGATTCTGGTCTCGGTTGGTTCACTAACGCCTATGACGTCATGCGTCTCGCGCAATGCATTGACGGCACCGCAGACTACATGCTTCTAAATGCCACTACCATCGATCTCATGCTACAGAAGCCGAAATATGCACCTGACGCCACATCGTGGTTCGGCGCGGGCTTCATGGTGCACGAGAACGGCGCGGTGTGGGTGAACGACGAGACGCATGCGCCGGATGTGGTCTTTCTCCACAAAAACCTCCAGCGCTTCCACCTCAAACGTGAATACACGGGAGATGAGAACGACCCGGTAGCCTGGACGCTCTTGTTTGAAGGGAAGCCGTCCATAGACGCGCCCCTGAAGCAGCTCTCTCGGGTCATGATCGAGTCAGAGACACACTGGCCTACGATCAACTCGTTCGTAGATGATCTGTATGACCGCCTTCTTAGCATGGGGTCCTCGACGAAGGTCATTAAGCTGAAAATAGAAGAGCACAGGGCAAACCAGTTCCTGATTGCATTGAAACGGGTCGAGTTTAATGTCGTCTGGGTGAATGCCTACACGCATGACGATGGTACATTCATCACAGTGATCGCAGAGCAGGACCCCAAGGCGAGCCGTGAGTGTGTGGCTCTGGCCGGACTTCCGCTGAGGAAACTCGTGGAGCGGAAATTGGAGTTGGAAGAGGAGGGTTACAATATCACCTTCATTCAGAACTACAAGAGCTTCTCTCACCGCGACTCGTTTGTTTTCATCGGCGTCTTCCATAAGGGCGCGTTTAGAAATGACAGTCACATTTTGTACGGGATTCAACATTTTGACCGACCGTACAAGACGCTCCTAAGCCTGTACGAAGAAAAGGGATTTAAACCGCTCGTACAATCACTGGAGTACAATCGCGACGATGCTCTGCTTACGTTCATTCTAGAGGCCGATTCGGGCAATGAAAAAGatcaaaaagaaatatattcatcGGAAATGGACCTTAACGAAGCTAGATTAGAGCGGGCTGTCCAGAAATACGCGAAGCAGCAAAGCAGGTTAATATACCTAGACGCCTCAAATCACCGAGGTAGGCCGAAGTTCTCAGCACTGTTTAAAAAGTCCCGAAAAACGACGTGGCTGTTCAGCCTTGGTCAGACGCCAGAACAAATTTTGGACACAGTGACCGAGAAACAGAAGGAGGGATATCTACCCTCGGTTATTGTAGGGTACAGCACCTCAAAGAAGAGCACTGGTCCCAAGTTTGCCATCTACCTAGAGAAACCTACGGAATCAAAGCGTTTTCTTTAA
- the LOC128244651 gene encoding DNA replication complex GINS protein PSF3-like yields MALEALDDYYNIDDILATNEKIPCKIEMPIYRLGFLDSSSINEDLMPGTKIEFPHWMARSLCSRKRHMVSVETPKQYRESYREILTADASVVDLHKLGPYYFSFGTHLLKFDLPESQDVAKMLVKSFQHRFRKVMDSSQNSYNEDTSKLTEKLDESERLLFRAGQLGLNDFMRWETRQTEKLVTSEMVKKHRKRKRAIMEEPV; encoded by the exons ATGGCCCTTGAAGCCCTCGACGATTACTATAACATTGATGACATATTGgcaacaaatgaaaaaataccatGCAAGATAGAAATGCCAATATATCGACTAG GTTTCCTGGACTCAAGTTCTATCAATGAAGATCTTATGCCTGGCACCAAGATAGAGTTCCCACACTGGATGGCTCGTTCCTTGTGTAGTCGCAAAAGACACATGGTCAGTGTTGAGACACCAAAACAGTATAG AGAGTCATATCGGGAGATATTAACGGCTGATGCATCAGTAGTAGATCTGCACAAATTGGGGCCCTACTACTTCAGCTTTGGAACCCATCTTCTCAAGTTCGACCTGCCAGAGTCACAGGATGTGGCAAAAATGCTTGTCAAG TCCTTCCAACATAGATTCCGGAAAGTGATGGACTCTTCCCAGAACAGTTATAATGAGGACACATCAAAACTCACAGAGAAACTGGACGAGTCGGAGAGACTTTTGTTTCGTGCCGGTCAGTTGGGACTCAATGACTTTATGAGGTGGGAGACTCGGCAGACAGAAAAACTGGTCACATCAGAAATGGTTAAAAAACACAGGAAAAGAAAACGCGCTATCATGGAGGAACCTGTTTGA